A segment of the Hypnocyclicus thermotrophus genome:
TTTTAATTTTTTTAGATTTTTTTTCTTTTTGACCTAATTCATTAAAATCAATATTTAAATCTAATTGTGAAAGTTTTTCAGTCATAGCTATTAATTTATTTAAAAAGCTATTAATATTATTAGTAATATTAATAGAAAGTAGAGTAAGTAAAGCTATTATTCCTAGAATAATAATAATATTATTAATAGAACTAGATTTTATATGTTTTTCTGTTTCTTCAGTAACTTTTTTAATATTATTAATTGACATAGTATTTTGAAGTTGAGTAGAATCAATAAATGGTTTTAAAACAAAACCAACATTATCAAATTCTACTAGTATTTTTCTTTCAAAAATATTATTAATATCATAATTAAGTTGTTCAATTTCTTTATTTAATTTTTGGATCTTATCACTATTTTTAGAAATATCAGAAATACTAGTGGATAATTTTTTTATTTGAATCTCTTTTTTTAATTTTTCTTTTATTAAATTAGAATAATTTTTTGTATGAGTTCTCAGTTTATCTAATATAGGAGAAACACCATTTCCATTAGAAGTATCAATACTTGAAAAACCTCTTTCAAAAGAATCGATACCATTAATGGCATTAGTTTGATATTTTTGTACTAAAAAAATATTTTTAGATTTTCCTAGTAAAAAAATATTCTTTAAATAATCATTAGTAAGCCTTGTTTGGGCTATTTGAGCAAGAACCATTTTACCATTATTTTGTTTTATTTGTTCTACACTACTTGCAATATTTTCAGCTTTCTCAGAAAAACTTGAAGCTGTATTATTAAAAATACCAAGTAATAAAAATAGCGATAAAATAATAATAGCAAAACCACCTTTTAATTTTGTTGTTAACTTCATAACTGCTTCACTCCTTTATTTACCATCTCTTAAATGTACTAAAAGAAAAAAATTTAACTATTTATATACATCTCTATTTAAAATTATACAACTTTTTTATTTGAAATACAATAAAAAATTATTTTATAATTGAATTAAATTTTTCAATATCATTTATAATTATATCTAAAGCGCCTTGCCAAAATTCTTTTTTTGTAATATCAATATTTATTGAGTTCATAATATCTTCAATATTATTTTTTCCAGTTATAGATAAAAGAATATCATATTTTTTTATAAATTTATTTTTATCTTCTAAATATAACTTATATAATCCTTTTGCAAAAAGTAAACCAAAAGTATAAGGGAAATTATAGTAATTTACTTCAGCAGAATAATAGTGAGGTTTACATATCCACATATATTTGTGTAAATAATTTTTGTCGAGGCCTTTTCCATATGCTTTTTTTTGTGCTTCTAACATTAGATTATTTATTTTTTCTAAAGATAGTGAACCTTTTTCTCTTTCTTTTATAAAAGAATCTTCAAATAAAAATCTAGAGTAAATATCAACTATAATTTGAGTATTATGTGTAAGATCTTGTTCTAAAATAAATAATTTTTCATCATCTGAAGCATTTTTTAAAATTGCATTTTTTACAATTGTTTCGCAAAAAATAGAAGCAGTTTCAGCAATAGGCATAGTATAATTACTATTAAACAGATGTTGATTTTTAATTGCTTCACCATGGTATCCGTGCCCTAATTCATGAGCTAAAGTAGAGACATCATTAAAGCTACCACTAAAATTTAACATTATTCTACTTTCTTTTTCAGAATGAATATTTAAACAAAAAGCACCACCTCTTTTTCCTTGAGCTGGTAAAAAATCTACCCAATTATTATCAAAAGCTTTTTTTGCATAGTTACTAAGAGAAGAACTAAATTTATTAAAATTTGTTATAATAAAGTCTTTTGCTTCTTCTATAGTATATTTTTTATCAATATTTCCAATGGGAGCAAATAAATCATAAAAAGGAAGACTGTTTTGATGCCCTAAAATTTTAGCTTTTTTTAATAAATATTTTTCAAAATATTTTAAATTTTCTTGAATAGTTTCAAACATTATATTTAACGTAGATTTACTTACTCTTGACTGAATAAGAGTTTTTTCTAATAAAGAATTATAGCCTCTCATTTTAGCTTCTAAAATAGCTTCACCTTTTATAGCGTTTAATGCAAAAGAAACAGGAGATTCTATATTCTTGTATGATTCTATTTCAGCAAAATATGCCTTTTTTCTTATAGTAGAATCTTTATCATAAGCAAGATTTCTAATAGACGAAAGAGGTAATTGTTTTTGTTTACCATTTATTTCTATATTTACTAAAAGATTAGCGGTAAGATTTTCTTGAAGTTTTGTCCAGTATTTTGAACCTGTATTTTTCATTTTTTCTAATAAAAGTTCTTCATTATCACTTAATAAATGTTTAGATAATTGTTTTTGTTCACTTAAATAGAATTTAAACTCTTTTAAATAATTTCTTGAATTGATTATATCATCTAAATTATCTAAATTTTTTAAATATTTTTTTAAATTAACTTCTATTTCAGTAATATTAGTATTAAAGTTTTCAATTTTTTCTAAATATTCCATAGCGTCACTATCATTTACATTTGTACTTAATTTTAATTCGCAAAAATAATAAATTTTTAAAAATTTTGAAAAGTACTCAGAATATTCTTCTAAAAATTTTTCTAATAAATTAATATTATTTTGATTAAAGAAATTTTTAAAATAACTTTTTTTTTCAATTAAATAATTAAAGTCATTTTTAAATTCTTCATTATTAAAAGATGTATATAAAATATCTAAATTCCAATTATGCATAAATCCCTCCTAATTTTGTATTTATATTATAAATATTATAGCACAAATAAATAAATTACTACAAATCAAAATCATTTTTTAAAATACACTTTTAAACTCATTACAAATATGATATAATATAAAATATAAAATAATTAGAGGTGAATTATGAAAAATACAAGAGATAATATTTTTATTGGAGCACATGTAAGTGTTAGCGGAGGAATAGAAAAAGCTCCGATTAATGCAAATGATATAGGTGCAAAAGCATTTGCATTATTTACTAAAAATCAAAGAAGATGGGATTCAAAACCCTTAGATGAAAAAAATATAAAAAAATTTAAAGAAAATTTGGTGAAATATAATTTTAATCCTAAATATATTTTACCACATGATAGTTATTTGATAAATTTAGGGAATCCTAATAAAGAGAAAAGAGAAAAATCATTAAATGCTTTTATTGATGAGTTAGAGAGAGCTTATCAATTAGGATTATTATACGTAAATACACATCCAGGAAGTCATTTAAAAGAGATATCAGAAGAAGAATGTCTCGATTTAATAGCTGAAAGTATTAATATATCTCATAGTAAAACAAAAGATGTAATAGTAGTACTTGAAAATACAGCAGGACAAGGAAGTAATTTAGGGTATAAATTTGAGCATTTAGCCTATATTATTGAAAAAATAAAAGATAAAAATAGAATAGGTGTATGCCTTGATACTTGTCACACATTTGTAGCAGGGTATGATTTAAGAGATGACGAATCATATAATAAGACTATGAATGAATTTGAAAAAATAGTGGGATTTAAGTATTTAAAAGGAATCCATTTAAATGATTCAAAAACAGAGTTTGCAAGTAAAAAAGATAGACATCATAGTATAGGAAAAGGATTTTTAGGCAAAAAATTCTTTAAGTTATTTATGAATGATACTAGAATGCAAAATATTCCAATAATTTTAGAAACTATAGATAATAGTATATGGAAAGAAGAGATTGAATATTTATATTCTTTAATTGAAAACTAAAATTAATATATTATTTAGATAAAAAACCTATACAAATATTGTATAGGTTTTTATAATTCCTCATTATTATTAAAAGTTTTAACAGTTGAATCGAGTACATACATGATATCTTTTCGTTCTACTATTATTTTTATTTTTTCACTTAGCTTTTTATCTTTTCGGATTCCATTTAGTAATTCTTTTGCAGGATTAATAGCTATAGGTTTTCCAACAGATTTAAACATTGTGATATCGCCATTAGTATCACCATAAGCATAAGAGTTTGATAAATCAATATTATATTTTTCTACAAAATTATAAATTGCTTTTTGTTTACTTTCAGAATCCCACATTGGTGTAACTTCACCAGTAAAGATATTGTTTTTATCAACATGATAAATACTACCACAATAATCATCTACTTTATATTTTTTTGCCATTTTAGATACTAGAAAATCAGGACTTCCAGAGATAAAAATAACTTTATGTCCATTTTCCATATGCCATTTTATTCGATCTCTTGTAAATCTATAAACTCTTTCACCTTTTAGTCTAATAACTTGATCTGAAATAAATTCAACATGATTTTTATTTAAGCCTTTCATTGATTCAATATAAATAGTAGCTAATTTTAATAAATAATCATCATAGTTTCCTTGCCTTTTATCCCAATCATGAAAATTTTTTTTGTTCCCATGCCATACAATAGGATCAACAACTTCATATCTTATTAATTTTTTAAAATGTTCTACCATAAGAGAATCTCTATACAAAGTACCGTCTATATCAAAGAATGCTGCTATCATTATGCTCATCTCCTTTTTAGTAATTTAAAGTTTTTAATTTTTTTGTAAGTTCATAAATATCTGCTTTAATAATACTAGCATAAGTGTAAATCTCATTAGTTTCTAATTCATTTAATAGGATATAATTAATGAGTCTATTAGTTTTATTCATTTTAAAATTTCCAATAGATGCAGATATATTTTTTAGAATTTTTTTAATCTCTTCTATATTATTATCTTCTATATTTTTTTCAAAATCCTCTAATTCTTTTTTGATATTATTTAGAAAATTTTTTGATAATATTTTAAATATCTTATCTCCATAATGCATTTTTAAATTATCGATATCAATATTTATATTATTTAAATATTTAAAAGTAACTTTTTGAAGTTCTTCGTAGATAATAGGTTTTGCGACATAATCATCTATTCCAGCTTCAAAATATTGATTTTCATAACCATGGAAAAGATGAATAGTAACAGCAATAATAGGAGTTAATTTATCATTTTTTCTGATTGCTTTAGCTAAATCAAAACCATTTATATCATTTAATTGAATATCTAAAAATATTAGAGAAAACTGTTCATCTAATAATAAATTAAGAGCTTCTTTACCAGTTTTTACAGCAGTACATTTTATTCCCATTAATGTAAAATATTCTTTTGTAACTTCAGAATTTATGTTATTACTTTCAACAAGTAAAATATTTTTTTTCTTTCGTTCTTCTTTATTTTCTAAACTTCTTTTATGATATAGTTTTAATTCATTATATAAGATGTTTTGTGATATAGGATTTAAAAAAATATAATTTAAATTATATTTTTTTAAAGTGATAATATTATTTGGATTATATATTAAAAAAATAGATTTTTCTTTTAGTATAAAATTATTTAATAATTTTGGGAAAATCATTTCACTTGATAAATCAATAAAATCTTCTGAAATTAAAAAATAATCATATTTTTGAATAAATTGTTTTTCAGATAAAAAGTTAAATAAATTAGCTACATCGTAGATATTAGTATAATTAATATCTAAATTAGAAAAGAATTGCTTATAATATTTAAGTAAAAAAAAGTCTTTTTCAGCAATAGCAATATTTAGAGATAATTCTTTTCTATCAAATTTAGTCATAGGAAATATTTTTATTTTAAAACTAAAAGCTATTTGACTAGGTGATAGATAAGTAAATTTTATATGTTTATTTTTTCTTAAAAATTCGCTAAATTCTTCTTTTATAATTTTCTTTTTTAAATCATATATATATATATGCATATAATTTTCACTGATTGCATTTTTAATAATAATATTTTTATAAGAATCTTTTTTTACAATTTCATCTAAAATACTAACTAATGTTAATTTTAAATGATTTTTATTTGTTTTAATTATTTTTGGAGTTTCTTTACAAATATCAAAGATAATTTTAGTATTATTATCATATATAGAATATTTCATTAAAAAAATAATTTCTTCTAATACTTTTCTAATATGAATTATATTTAACTTTTTCTTGATGTTAATATACTTAATAATAAAATATATTGTTATAATAAAAATAATAAAATTTAATAGAATAAAGTTATTTAAATTGGTATAAAAATCATATAAATTATTTTTTGCATAAGAAAAAGTTGGAACTAATAAAAATAATAAGATATACATAATATTCACCTCTTTAATATATTATACTATAAAGTGAAATATTTGTAATAAAATTTTTTAGTTTATGATATAATAGTAGGGATTATTTAAAATAGAAACAAATAAAAACAAATAAAAAAATTATAAATTTTATAAAAACGTGGAGGGAAAATGGAATACAAAATGATAATTACAGATATGGATGATACACTGCTACGTGATGATCATACAATATCTAGAAGAACAAAAAAAATTATAAAAAAAGCACAAGAAAAAGGTGTGAAATTTGTATTAGCATCAGGTAGACCAACTTTTGCTATGAAAGATTATGCAAAAGAATTAGAACTAGATAAATATGGGAGTTATATAATATCTTATAATGGTGCTGTAATTACAGATGCAAAAGAAAATAAAGAAATTTTTAGAAATATGCTGCCAAAAGAGACAGTTCATGAACTAGTAGAATTAAGTAAAGAACATAATATGTATATACATACATATCTAGGGGATGATATTATTACAGCAACACCAAATGAATATACAAATATTGAGCAAGACATTACTAAAATGGATATAAAAGTAGTAGATTGCCTAAAAAGTCATGTAAATGAAGATGTAGTAAAAGTTCTTATGTTACAAGAACCAAATTATTTGTTAAATATAAAAAATAAAATACAACCTTTATATAAAGATAAATATAGTATCACTATATCAAAGCCTTTTTTCTTAGAATTTATGCCACATGGAGTAAATAAAGGAAAAAGTCTAGAAAAATTATTAGATATATTAAAAATAAAAAAAGAGGAAGTTGTAGCTATTGGAGATGGATTAAATGACCTTGAAATGTTAAAAGTAGCAGGACTTCCGGTATGT
Coding sequences within it:
- the nfo gene encoding deoxyribonuclease IV; the protein is MKNTRDNIFIGAHVSVSGGIEKAPINANDIGAKAFALFTKNQRRWDSKPLDEKNIKKFKENLVKYNFNPKYILPHDSYLINLGNPNKEKREKSLNAFIDELERAYQLGLLYVNTHPGSHLKEISEEECLDLIAESINISHSKTKDVIVVLENTAGQGSNLGYKFEHLAYIIEKIKDKNRIGVCLDTCHTFVAGYDLRDDESYNKTMNEFEKIVGFKYLKGIHLNDSKTEFASKKDRHHSIGKGFLGKKFFKLFMNDTRMQNIPIILETIDNSIWKEEIEYLYSLIEN
- a CDS encoding Cof-type HAD-IIB family hydrolase, with the translated sequence MEYKMIITDMDDTLLRDDHTISRRTKKIIKKAQEKGVKFVLASGRPTFAMKDYAKELELDKYGSYIISYNGAVITDAKENKEIFRNMLPKETVHELVELSKEHNMYIHTYLGDDIITATPNEYTNIEQDITKMDIKVVDCLKSHVNEDVVKVLMLQEPNYLLNIKNKIQPLYKDKYSITISKPFFLEFMPHGVNKGKSLEKLLDILKIKKEEVVAIGDGLNDLEMLKVAGLPVCVENANEELKKYAKVITKSNNEDGIAELIENYILN
- a CDS encoding M3 family oligoendopeptidase, which gives rise to MHNWNLDILYTSFNNEEFKNDFNYLIEKKSYFKNFFNQNNINLLEKFLEEYSEYFSKFLKIYYFCELKLSTNVNDSDAMEYLEKIENFNTNITEIEVNLKKYLKNLDNLDDIINSRNYLKEFKFYLSEQKQLSKHLLSDNEELLLEKMKNTGSKYWTKLQENLTANLLVNIEINGKQKQLPLSSIRNLAYDKDSTIRKKAYFAEIESYKNIESPVSFALNAIKGEAILEAKMRGYNSLLEKTLIQSRVSKSTLNIMFETIQENLKYFEKYLLKKAKILGHQNSLPFYDLFAPIGNIDKKYTIEEAKDFIITNFNKFSSSLSNYAKKAFDNNWVDFLPAQGKRGGAFCLNIHSEKESRIMLNFSGSFNDVSTLAHELGHGYHGEAIKNQHLFNSNYTMPIAETASIFCETIVKNAILKNASDDEKLFILEQDLTHNTQIIVDIYSRFLFEDSFIKEREKGSLSLEKINNLMLEAQKKAYGKGLDKNYLHKYMWICKPHYYSAEVNYYNFPYTFGLLFAKGLYKLYLEDKNKFIKKYDILLSITGKNNIEDIMNSINIDITKKEFWQGALDIIINDIEKFNSIIK
- a CDS encoding response regulator, which codes for MYILLFLLVPTFSYAKNNLYDFYTNLNNFILLNFIIFIITIYFIIKYINIKKKLNIIHIRKVLEEIIFLMKYSIYDNNTKIIFDICKETPKIIKTNKNHLKLTLVSILDEIVKKDSYKNIIIKNAISENYMHIYIYDLKKKIIKEEFSEFLRKNKHIKFTYLSPSQIAFSFKIKIFPMTKFDRKELSLNIAIAEKDFFLLKYYKQFFSNLDINYTNIYDVANLFNFLSEKQFIQKYDYFLISEDFIDLSSEMIFPKLLNNFILKEKSIFLIYNPNNIITLKKYNLNYIFLNPISQNILYNELKLYHKRSLENKEERKKKNILLVESNNINSEVTKEYFTLMGIKCTAVKTGKEALNLLLDEQFSLIFLDIQLNDINGFDLAKAIRKNDKLTPIIAVTIHLFHGYENQYFEAGIDDYVAKPIIYEELQKVTFKYLNNINIDIDNLKMHYGDKIFKILSKNFLNNIKKELEDFEKNIEDNNIEEIKKILKNISASIGNFKMNKTNRLINYILLNELETNEIYTYASIIKADIYELTKKLKTLNY
- a CDS encoding HAD family hydrolase, which codes for MIAAFFDIDGTLYRDSLMVEHFKKLIRYEVVDPIVWHGNKKNFHDWDKRQGNYDDYLLKLATIYIESMKGLNKNHVEFISDQVIRLKGERVYRFTRDRIKWHMENGHKVIFISGSPDFLVSKMAKKYKVDDYCGSIYHVDKNNIFTGEVTPMWDSESKQKAIYNFVEKYNIDLSNSYAYGDTNGDITMFKSVGKPIAINPAKELLNGIRKDKKLSEKIKIIVERKDIMYVLDSTVKTFNNNEEL